One stretch of Prunus persica cultivar Lovell chromosome G1, Prunus_persica_NCBIv2, whole genome shotgun sequence DNA includes these proteins:
- the LOC18792756 gene encoding protein FAR1-RELATED SEQUENCE 5 produces the protein MMASTSGQGFSPERNYRCWLDETFSSHETADDELSYTPDVDNNLIETSSQDFSLTLEPVIGMEFESAEDARDFYEMYGRHMGFTIRNNRTRRSLKDNAIIGREFVCSKEGFRAEKYATSQNRVLPSRPATRKGCNAMLRITAKDGGKWVIYGFVKEHNHELNPNKIPPRRSHRIAFCEDEKDLKIRELSTELHREKKKSAAYQEKLQIVLKYIEEHTQRLSLKVELATNNMRELESEEQDSSYSD, from the exons ATGATGGCAAGCACCTCAGGACAAGGATTTAGCCCTGAGAGAAACTACAGGTGTTGGCTAGATGAAACTTTTTCCAGTCATGAAACAGCTGATGACGAGCTATCATATACTCCTGATGTAGATAATAATTTGATTGAAACATCTAGCCAAgatttttctttaactttGGAACCGGTTATTGGGATGGAATTTGAATCAGCAGAAGACGCTAGAGATTTTTATGAGATGTATGGTAGGCATATGGGATTTACAATACGGAACAATCGTACCCGTCGTTCACTAAAAGATAACGCAATAATTGGCCGGGAGTTTGTTTGCTCAAAAGAAGGTTTCCGAGCAGAAAAATATGCAACGAGTCAAAACAGAGTTCTTCCATCACGGCCAGCCACCAGAAAGGGATGCAATGCAATGTTGAGGATAACGGCAAAGGATGGAGGCAAGTGGGTTATATATGGTTTTGTAAAAGAACATAATCATGAGTTGAATCCTAACAAAATACCACCTCGACGATCACATAGGATTGCATTCTGCGAG GATGAGAAGGACTTGAAAATCCGGGAACTGTCCACGGAGCTACATCgagagaaaaagaagtctGCAGCTTATCAAGAGAAGCTACAGATTGTATTGAAATATATCGAGGAACATACTCAGAGGTTATCATTGAAAGTTGAACTGGCAACTAACAATATGAGAGAACTTGAATCTGAAGAGCAAGACAGTTCATACTCAGACTAG
- the LOC109946621 gene encoding uncharacterized protein LOC109946621, with product MPQAFIPELPWFKVMLYVATQSSEDLFRMASVCPLFHTLANTPQVWNTISMAKYPDHPSWYHANPAVQHFLQQCRACDNPESIFREAFEVFFMQGNVEALYGMRIAATTGHLEAEYLVGLFGMSGIGQSKEDALEFLCPLNQRSNIDMKGTRDALRRILSRVFSVARHIVDMFYYGKIKFNH from the coding sequence ATGCCCCAAGCCTTCATCCCGGAGTTACCTTGGTTTAAAGTGATGTTATACGTGGCAACCCAATCATCGGAAGATCTCTTCCGTATGGCATCTGTGTGCCCATTGTTCCATACTTTGGCAAACACTCCACAAGTGTGGAACACCATTTCAATGGCAAAGTACCCAGACCATCCTAGCTGGTACCATGCCAATCCTGCAGTCCAGCATTTCTTGCAACAATGCAGGGCTTGCGATAACCCTGAGTCGATATTTAGAGAAGCATTCGAAGTGTTTTTCATGCAGGGTAATGTGGAAGCGTTGTATGGGATGCGCATTGCAGCCACGACAGGCCATTTGGAAGCGGAATATCTAGTTGGACTATTTGGCATGTCCGGAATTGGTCAGTCAAAAGAGGATGCATTAGAATTCTTGTGTCCTTTGAATCAACGTAGCAATATTGATATGAAAGGAACCAGAGATGCTTTGAGAAGAATATTAAGCCGAGTTTTCTCTGTTGCAAGACATATCGTAGATATGTTTTACTATGGGAAGATTAAGTTCAATCACTGA